TGGGGATGCACGCGGCTCCATGCGCCAACCTTGCTTTAGAGGAATGCGACTTACTCATTGCTGCAGGGGTCCGGTTTGACGACAGGGCGACAGGAAAGGTGGAACAGTTTTGCCCAGGGGCCAAGATCATCCATATGGACATAGACCCTGCCGAATTGGGGAAAATTCGTCCCGCGCATCAAGCGATGGTTGGTGATGTTGGGCAGGCGTTCCAATCGTTGATTCCGCATATTCGCGCTGGAAAGCCTGGTCAATGGCTGGAGCGGGTTCATGAGTTGAAAACGGAGCACTCCATGTATCTGGAGGATGCGGAAAATGTGCTCTCCGGATATGGAATCGTCCTTGAAACGGCTCGGGCCGTGGGACGCGGCGCCGTAGTGGTTACAGATGTGGGCCAGCACCAGATGCGCACAGCCCAGGCATACCCGCTCGACACTCCTCGGCGTTGGCTTACGTCTGGCGGGCTTGGTACTATGGGGTTTGGATTGCCCGCAGCCATAGGTGCAGCGTTGGCTCGTCCCGATCTTCCGGTGGTCTGTTTTAGCGGAGACGGCAGCCTGCTTATGAATCTCCAGGAAATGGCCACAGCCGTGGAGCAGGGGACCAATGTGAAACTCGTGTTGACGAACAACAATGCATTGGGCCTGGTCCGCCAGCAGCAGGAATTGTTTTACAGCGGGAATTTGTTTGCCTCGGGATATGAGTATTCCGTGGACTTTATGCAGATTGCTCGGGGATTCGGCTGGAATACCGTCAATCTTGATGACAGTGCCGATCCGGCGGAGGATTTGCGGGAGGCTCTTGCCCGCACCGGTCCCGGATTGATCCATCTGACCGTGAATCCCGGGCAGAATGTGTTTCCCATGGTTCCCCCTGGAGCCGCCAATAAGGAAATGATTGAAGCTGATAAGGAGGAGAGTCATGTCTGCGCCTGATAGGAAGACAGCGGCACGAAATCGATGCTCCGCAGTTTTGGAATTGGATGTTCGAAATCATCCGGGTGTGATGACGCATATTTGTGGATTGTTTGCTCGTAGAGCCTACAACGTGGAAGGAATCGCCTGCGTACCCCTGGGGGACGGAACGACAAGCCGGGCCTGGCTGTTGGTCAACGAGGACGAGCGGTTGGAACAGGTGGTCAAGCAGGTGGAAAAATTACAGGACGTGATGGAGGTCCGACGACATGATGGGGGACACGGGGTTTTTGAAAACCTGCAACCCTTTCTTGTTTCCTGATCACACGTCCTGATACTGCGGTGTGCCCCCGTCCGAAGGCGTTTGGACGGGGGCTTTGTTTTGTGGAAAGGTCAGGTGGTGGCACCGTCCTGCTCAAGATATTGCCTCAACGCCTCAAACGGTAAGGGCTTACTGAAAAGATATCCCTGAATTTCATCACAATGCAGCGCATTGAGAAAGTCCAACTGTCCTTGTGTCTCCACGCCTTCTGCCACCAAGCGTAATCCAAAATTTTTGGCCAGCAGAATAATGGTTTCTACGAGTTTTGCGTCGCTGGGATCGTCTTCCACGTCTTGCACAAAAGACCGATCCACCTTGAGCACGTCGATGGGCAGCCGTTTGAGATAGTAGAGGGAGGAATACCCGGTGCCGAAGTCGTCGATGGCCAGACGGATGCCGCGTCGCGACAGGCGATGCAGGTTACCAAGGGAGGTTTCCAGGTGTTTCATGATCAGGGTTTCCGTGATTTCGAACTCCAGTCGATTGGCGGGAAATCCTGTTTTGCGAAGCACCGCGTCCACGCTTTCCACGAGGTCAGGCTGTTGAAATTGTTTGGGAGAGAGGTTTACGGACAAATAGAGGTCTTGCCCCGCTTGGTGTAGCGTCTGGATTTGGTTCAAGGACTTTTCCAGCACCACTAATCCTAGTGGGATGATCAGACCTGTTTCTTCGGCAATAGGAATGAATTCGCCGGGGGAAACCATGCCGCCATCCGGCAGTTCCCAGCGGGCCAACGCTTCCACGCCCGTTGTGTTGCCGTCCGGGAGAGCCACGCGGGGTTGAAAGTGGACAGTAATGCGATCCTGGTCAAGGGCGGTGCGGAGATCCGCTTCCATTTGAATTCGTTTGGTAACGAGGGCGTTCAGCTCTCTGGTGTAGCGATGGTATCTGTTTTTACCGGAGTCTTTGGCCTGATACATGGCCAGATCCGCATTTTTAATCAACTCTCCCGGGGTGGTACCATCCTGGGGATACAATGTGATCCCCATGCTTGCGGTGGCGTAAAATTGTCTGCCCATCAGTCGGAAGGGAGCCTCAAGGCAACCCATAATCCGTTCTGCGAGCGTCAGTGGGGTGTTTTCTTTTACCAACTCCTCGGCAATGACAACAAATTCATCTCCTCCCAGGCGTGCCAATGTGTCGGTTTTGCGGACAACAGCTTGGATTCTTTCAACGAATTCCAGCAGCATGGCATCTCCCAGGGCGTGCCCTACGCTGTCGTTGACATTTTTGAAGTTGTCCAGATCCAGGTAGAGTATGGCAAGCTCTTCTTGACGG
The sequence above is drawn from the Paucidesulfovibrio gracilis DSM 16080 genome and encodes:
- the ilvB gene encoding acetolactate synthase large subunit; its protein translation is MFRMTGAEILIRLLERQGIQTIPGIPGGANLPLYDALSRSPVIRHVLARHEQGAGFMAQGMARVTGKPQVFFATSGPGATNTLTALADAKLDSVPVICITGQVPSAMIGTDAFQEVDIYGMSIPATKHNFLVRSVEELLQVIPEAFRIAASGRPGPVLVDIPKDVQTGELDMTSWPEPGLPDAPQAVESEHVNRAAAMINEAKRPILYLGGGVIQSGAAPLAKNLAELAGIPTVMTLMGLGAMPSDHPLSLGMLGMHAAPCANLALEECDLLIAAGVRFDDRATGKVEQFCPGAKIIHMDIDPAELGKIRPAHQAMVGDVGQAFQSLIPHIRAGKPGQWLERVHELKTEHSMYLEDAENVLSGYGIVLETARAVGRGAVVVTDVGQHQMRTAQAYPLDTPRRWLTSGGLGTMGFGLPAAIGAALARPDLPVVCFSGDGSLLMNLQEMATAVEQGTNVKLVLTNNNALGLVRQQQELFYSGNLFASGYEYSVDFMQIARGFGWNTVNLDDSADPAEDLREALARTGPGLIHLTVNPGQNVFPMVPPGAANKEMIEADKEESHVCA
- the ilvN gene encoding acetolactate synthase small subunit codes for the protein MSAPDRKTAARNRCSAVLELDVRNHPGVMTHICGLFARRAYNVEGIACVPLGDGTTSRAWLLVNEDERLEQVVKQVEKLQDVMEVRRHDGGHGVFENLQPFLVS